A window from Zavarzinia compransoris encodes these proteins:
- a CDS encoding type II toxin-antitoxin system YafQ family toxin — MKKSADSKRADLPRAADYTKAFLKDWDRLSRSGRFDMHRLKEVMILLMANAGPLGPEWLDHPLKGNWAGYRECHVGGDFLLIYRLEAAGRHDFLVFTRAGTHADLFAE, encoded by the coding sequence TTGAAGAAAAGCGCGGACAGTAAACGGGCCGACCTGCCGAGGGCTGCCGATTATACGAAAGCCTTTCTGAAGGATTGGGACCGGCTGTCCCGCTCGGGCCGGTTCGACATGCACAGGCTGAAGGAGGTGATGATCCTCCTGATGGCCAACGCAGGGCCCCTTGGCCCCGAATGGCTGGATCATCCGCTGAAGGGGAATTGGGCCGGCTATCGAGAGTGCCATGTCGGCGGCGATTTCCTGTTGATCTACAGGCTTGAGGCGGCGGGGCGGCATGATTTCCTCGTTTTCACCCGGGCCGGAACCCATGCAGACCTCTTTGCCGAGTAG
- a CDS encoding thioesterase family protein, translating to MTTFTELLASITEREERFTTSVTEDWAQGRTLYGGASGALCLAAALRRFPDLPPLRAAQFAFVGPAAGVLEISPAILRQGKSATFVGVDLAGEAGPAARALFCFGAGRDSAVTFNRLPAPAVPAPEDCEDFFRGGPRPNFAHQFEVVGAGGSVPFSMADVPEYVLWLRHKDRAAPADLVSLVALADMPPPAAMVRFPTFGPISTITWAMEILNPPPADQDAWFLMTSRAEDAGAGYSSQAMNIWAADGTPLVAARQSVALFV from the coding sequence ATGACCACTTTCACCGAATTGCTGGCCAGCATCACCGAGCGCGAAGAGCGTTTCACCACCAGCGTGACCGAGGATTGGGCGCAGGGGCGGACGCTCTACGGCGGCGCTTCCGGTGCCCTGTGCCTGGCGGCGGCGCTGCGCCGCTTTCCCGACCTGCCGCCGCTGCGCGCCGCGCAATTCGCCTTCGTCGGGCCGGCCGCCGGGGTGCTGGAGATCAGCCCGGCGATCCTGCGCCAGGGCAAGTCGGCGACCTTCGTCGGCGTCGATCTGGCGGGGGAGGCGGGGCCGGCGGCCCGGGCCCTGTTCTGCTTCGGCGCAGGCCGGGACTCCGCGGTCACCTTCAACCGGCTGCCGGCCCCCGCGGTGCCGGCCCCGGAAGACTGCGAAGACTTTTTCCGGGGCGGGCCCCGGCCGAATTTCGCCCATCAGTTCGAGGTGGTGGGCGCCGGCGGCAGCGTGCCCTTCTCGATGGCGGACGTGCCCGAATATGTCCTCTGGCTTCGGCACAAGGACCGGGCGGCGCCGGCCGATCTGGTCTCGCTCGTCGCCCTGGCCGACATGCCGCCGCCCGCCGCCATGGTGCGCTTCCCGACATTCGGGCCGATCAGCACCATCACCTGGGCGATGGAAATCCTGAACCCGCCGCCGGCCGACCAGGACGCCTGGTTCCTGATGACCAGCCGGGCCGAGGATGCGGGGGCCGGCTATTCGTCCCAGGCGATGAACATCTGGGCCGCCGACGGCACGCCCCTGGTGGCGGCGCGCCAGTCGGTCGCCCTCTTCGTCTGA
- a CDS encoding 3-(methylthio)propionyl-CoA ligase has translation MRGLMQERPLLISSFLSFAAIYHKDREIVTRTIEGPIHRYTYADCERRARKLANALKGLGLQFGDVVGTLAWNTYRHLEIWYGVSGQGMVCHTINPRLFPNQIAYIANHAEDKAIFVDLTFVPLVEKLLPHLGNVKHFVIMTDRAHMPATSIPDAICYEELVEGASDDFTWPEFDENTASSLCYTSGTTGNPKGVLYSHRSTALHSMVANGKDALGMGSTDAVLPVVPMFHANAWSIPYGAPMSGAKIVMPGAAMDGASIYELLETEGVTMTAAVPTVWLMLLQYLEKDGGRTLSTLKRVVIGGSAAPRSMIETFETRFGVSVCHAWGMTEMSPLGTLGSLKAGMEKLPLEERLDIQCKQGRAVFCVEMKITDDDGNELPRDGKAFGHLMVRGPWIAGAYLKGDGGNILDQDGFFDTGDVATLDPEGFMQITDRAKDVIKSGGEWISSIDLENAAVGHPDVAEAAVIGIFHPKWDERPLLIVVRKAGKEIGKEEMLTFLAGKIAKWWMPDDVVFVDELPHTATGKLLKTKLREDFKDYKLPTIVAAE, from the coding sequence ATGCGTGGTCTGATGCAGGAGCGTCCGCTCCTGATTTCCTCGTTCCTGTCGTTCGCCGCGATCTATCACAAGGATCGCGAGATCGTGACCCGCACGATCGAAGGTCCGATCCACCGCTATACCTATGCGGATTGCGAGCGCCGGGCCCGGAAACTCGCCAATGCCCTGAAGGGCCTTGGCCTCCAGTTCGGCGACGTGGTGGGCACGCTGGCCTGGAACACCTATCGCCACCTGGAAATCTGGTACGGCGTGTCGGGCCAGGGCATGGTCTGCCACACCATCAACCCGCGCCTGTTCCCGAACCAGATCGCCTATATCGCCAATCACGCCGAGGACAAGGCGATCTTCGTCGACCTCACCTTCGTGCCGCTGGTCGAGAAATTGCTGCCGCACCTCGGCAATGTGAAGCATTTCGTGATCATGACCGACCGGGCCCATATGCCCGCGACCTCGATCCCCGATGCGATCTGCTACGAGGAGCTGGTCGAAGGGGCGTCGGACGATTTCACCTGGCCGGAATTCGACGAGAATACGGCGTCTTCGCTCTGCTACACCTCGGGTACCACGGGCAATCCCAAGGGCGTGCTCTATTCCCACCGTTCGACCGCGCTGCATTCGATGGTCGCCAACGGCAAGGACGCGCTCGGCATGGGCTCGACCGATGCCGTGCTGCCGGTGGTGCCGATGTTCCACGCCAATGCCTGGTCGATCCCCTATGGCGCGCCCATGTCGGGCGCCAAGATCGTGATGCCGGGCGCGGCCATGGACGGCGCCAGCATCTACGAACTGCTGGAGACCGAAGGCGTCACCATGACCGCGGCGGTGCCGACGGTGTGGCTGATGCTGCTCCAGTATCTCGAAAAGGACGGGGGCCGCACACTCTCCACCCTGAAGCGGGTGGTGATCGGCGGCTCGGCCGCGCCGCGCAGCATGATCGAGACCTTCGAGACCCGCTTCGGCGTCTCGGTCTGCCACGCCTGGGGCATGACCGAGATGAGCCCGCTCGGCACCCTCGGCTCGCTGAAGGCGGGGATGGAGAAGCTGCCGCTCGAGGAACGCCTGGACATCCAGTGCAAGCAGGGCCGCGCCGTCTTCTGCGTCGAGATGAAGATCACCGACGACGACGGCAACGAACTGCCGCGCGACGGCAAGGCTTTCGGCCACCTGATGGTGCGCGGGCCCTGGATCGCCGGCGCCTACCTCAAGGGTGACGGCGGCAATATCCTCGACCAGGACGGCTTCTTCGACACCGGCGACGTCGCCACCCTCGACCCCGAGGGCTTCATGCAGATCACCGACCGCGCCAAGGACGTGATCAAGTCCGGCGGCGAATGGATCTCTTCGATCGACCTCGAAAATGCCGCCGTCGGCCACCCCGACGTGGCGGAAGCGGCCGTGATCGGCATCTTCCACCCGAAGTGGGACGAGCGCCCGCTGCTGATCGTGGTCAGGAAGGCGGGCAAGGAGATCGGCAAGGAAGAGATGCTGACCTTCCTCGCCGGCAAGATCGCCAAATGGTGGATGCCGGACGACGTCGTCTTCGTCGACGAGCTGCCCCACACCGCCACGGGCAAGCTGCTGAAGACCAAGCTGCGCGAGGACTTCAAGGACTACAAGCTGCCGACCATCGTCGCGGCGGAGTGA
- the ppa gene encoding inorganic diphosphatase — protein MDISKVAIGKNPPDDINVVIEIPQGGVPVKYELDKDSGALFVDRFLHTAMYYPGNYGFIPHTKSGDGDPADVIVIGQSPVIAGSVIRVRPIGALLMEDEGGADEKIIAVPVDKLHPFYKDVKSYEDLPTILLEQIAHFFQHYKDLEKGKWVTIVKWVGVEETHKLILDAIAAAK, from the coding sequence ATGGACATCAGCAAGGTCGCGATCGGCAAGAACCCGCCGGACGACATCAACGTCGTCATCGAAATCCCGCAGGGCGGCGTGCCGGTGAAATACGAGCTGGACAAGGATTCCGGCGCCCTCTTCGTCGACCGTTTCCTGCATACGGCGATGTATTATCCGGGCAATTACGGCTTCATCCCGCACACCAAGTCGGGCGACGGCGACCCGGCGGACGTGATCGTGATCGGCCAGTCGCCGGTGATCGCCGGCTCGGTCATCCGCGTGCGCCCGATCGGCGCCCTCCTGATGGAGGACGAAGGCGGCGCCGACGAGAAGATCATCGCCGTCCCGGTCGACAAGCTGCACCCCTTCTACAAGGACGTGAAGTCCTACGAGGACCTGCCGACCATCCTGCTCGAGCAGATCGCCCACTTCTTCCAGCACTACAAGGACCTGGAAAAGGGCAAGTGGGTGACCATCGTGAAGTGGGTCGGGGTCGAGGAAACCCACAAGCTGATCCTGGATGCGATCGCCGCCGCGAAGTAA
- a CDS encoding DMT family transporter gives MFGLWVPLTVGAAALQTLRTAQQKRLTGIIGQNGAHFARYVYGAPLAALLVAGLALGGIGLPAPDATFVLYGLMGGIAQIIATGCLIHAYTLRNFAVATTFSKTETIQAALLSLAVMGEGLSAGGWLAVAIGFAGLIVLTTSGNRGARIPLSRAWREPATAYGLASGLFFALSGIGIRAAALSLPSGSELVRASVTLAAITAMQTALMGMVLLLRDRRALAGAFGHARGPAAGVGLMSVTGSLGWFLAMTLEPVAHVRALAQIEIVFTLAMTVFVFRERPSGRDYLGAGLIVASVVILICGDTAIG, from the coding sequence ATGTTCGGCTTATGGGTGCCGCTCACCGTCGGGGCCGCCGCCCTGCAGACCCTGCGCACGGCACAGCAAAAGCGCCTGACCGGCATCATCGGCCAGAACGGCGCCCATTTCGCCCGCTATGTCTATGGCGCGCCGCTGGCCGCCCTGCTGGTCGCCGGCCTCGCCTTGGGCGGCATCGGCCTGCCCGCGCCGGATGCCACTTTCGTGCTTTACGGCCTGATGGGCGGCATCGCCCAGATCATCGCCACCGGCTGCCTGATCCATGCCTATACGCTGCGGAATTTCGCCGTCGCCACCACTTTTTCGAAGACCGAGACGATCCAGGCCGCGCTCCTGTCCCTGGCCGTCATGGGCGAGGGGCTGAGCGCGGGCGGCTGGCTGGCGGTCGCGATCGGCTTCGCCGGCCTCATCGTCCTGACCACCAGCGGCAACCGGGGCGCCCGCATCCCGCTGTCCCGGGCCTGGCGCGAGCCGGCCACCGCCTATGGCCTGGCCTCCGGCCTGTTCTTCGCCCTGTCCGGGATCGGCATCCGCGCCGCCGCCCTGTCCCTGCCCTCCGGCAGCGAATTGGTGCGGGCCTCGGTCACCCTTGCCGCGATCACCGCGATGCAGACGGCGCTGATGGGCATGGTGCTGCTGCTGCGCGATCGCCGGGCGCTGGCCGGTGCCTTCGGCCATGCGCGGGGCCCGGCGGCCGGGGTCGGGCTGATGTCGGTCACCGGTTCGCTGGGCTGGTTCCTGGCCATGACGCTGGAACCAGTCGCCCATGTCCGGGCCCTGGCCCAGATCGAGATCGTCTTCACCCTGGCGATGACCGTCTTCGTCTTCCGCGAACGGCCGTCCGGGCGCGACTATCTGGGCGCCGGGCTGATCGTCGCCAGTGTGGTGATATTGATCTGTGGTGATACTGCTATTGGCTAG
- a CDS encoding LysR substrate-binding domain-containing protein — protein sequence MNALRAAEAVFRLGGVAAAARALNVSQPAVSQQLRLLEADLGCDLFRRVKGRLAPTPAGDLLLPRLMQAFALMGEAVAQLRAETAAGDLTVAVLPTFAMRWLIPRLGDFQAAWPEADLRLATAVEPVARLREGAADLAIGLGRGAADFPGLAAAEWLAESLYPVVAPALAPRLRATADLAALPRLVVDAPRRAGDWDLWLAAAGVPGLGAAGIRRFESSAQAMAAAAAGLGVALAHGAFVTDDLVAGRLVRPFALGVPAPEGYWLVRRAGRSPRPVEAAFIAWLKAAAAAGIESDEPPLGAG from the coding sequence ATGAATGCGCTGCGCGCGGCCGAGGCGGTGTTCCGCCTGGGCGGGGTGGCCGCTGCCGCCCGCGCGCTGAACGTCAGCCAGCCGGCGGTGAGCCAGCAGTTGCGCCTGCTCGAAGCCGATCTCGGCTGCGACCTGTTCCGGCGGGTCAAGGGCCGCCTGGCGCCGACGCCGGCGGGCGATCTCCTGCTGCCGCGCCTGATGCAGGCTTTCGCCCTGATGGGCGAGGCGGTCGCCCAGTTGCGCGCGGAAACCGCGGCCGGCGACCTGACCGTCGCCGTGCTGCCGACCTTCGCCATGCGCTGGCTGATCCCGCGGCTGGGCGATTTCCAGGCGGCGTGGCCGGAGGCCGACCTGCGCCTCGCGACCGCCGTCGAGCCGGTCGCCCGCCTGCGCGAGGGGGCGGCCGATCTCGCCATCGGCCTCGGGCGGGGGGCGGCGGATTTTCCCGGCCTCGCGGCGGCGGAATGGCTGGCGGAAAGCCTTTATCCCGTGGTCGCGCCGGCGCTGGCGCCGCGCCTGCGCGCCACCGCCGATCTTGCCGCCCTGCCGCGCCTCGTCGTCGATGCGCCGCGCCGGGCCGGGGATTGGGACCTGTGGCTGGCTGCCGCCGGGGTGCCGGGGCTTGGCGCCGCCGGGATCCGGCGTTTCGAGTCCTCGGCCCAGGCGATGGCGGCGGCCGCGGCCGGCCTCGGCGTCGCCCTGGCCCATGGCGCCTTCGTCACCGACGACCTCGTCGCCGGGCGCCTGGTCCGGCCTTTCGCCCTCGGCGTTCCGGCGCCCGAGGGCTATTGGCTGGTGCGCCGCGCCGGGCGTTCGCCCCGCCCTGTGGAGGCCGCCTTCATCGCCTGGCTGAAAGCCGCGGCCGCAGCCGGAATCGAAAGCGACGAGCCACCCCTTGGTGCAGGTTGA
- a CDS encoding glycosyltransferase codes for MRVIQAMAGAPQGGAEAFYARLVPALARAGLEQRAVTRPVPERLEVLARDGVPALEIPFGNPYLDLLSRWKFRGAIKAFRPDVVVTWANRATALCPSSPVAGHRFLKVGRLGGYYDVKYYRDCDHLVGNTPGICAYLRDKGWPAERVHHVPNFVDPPRRAAVTRDSIGTPPEATLVVALGRLHRNKAFDTLLKALAGLPGVHLWLAGAGPEEAALKALAAGLGLADRVKFLGWRSDSAELIAAADIFCCPSRHEPFGNVIAEAWAAGRPVVAAAASGPALMVKDGIDGLLAPVDDAGALGRAIARLAGDRALAAAVAAAGRARYEAQFSEPAVVRLWLDFFARIVGGGASCAASRG; via the coding sequence ATGCGTGTGATCCAGGCCATGGCCGGCGCGCCCCAGGGCGGGGCCGAGGCTTTCTATGCCCGTCTCGTGCCGGCGCTGGCCCGGGCCGGGCTGGAGCAACGGGCCGTCACCCGGCCGGTGCCCGAGCGGCTGGAGGTGCTGGCGCGGGATGGCGTGCCGGCGCTCGAAATTCCGTTCGGCAATCCCTATCTGGACCTGCTCAGCCGCTGGAAGTTCCGGGGCGCGATCAAGGCGTTCCGGCCGGATGTCGTCGTCACCTGGGCCAATCGGGCGACGGCGCTGTGCCCGTCCAGCCCGGTGGCCGGGCATCGCTTCCTCAAGGTCGGGCGGCTCGGCGGCTATTACGACGTGAAATATTACAGGGATTGCGACCATCTGGTGGGCAATACCCCGGGCATCTGCGCCTATCTCCGCGACAAGGGCTGGCCGGCGGAACGGGTGCATCATGTGCCGAATTTCGTCGATCCGCCGCGCCGGGCGGCGGTCACCCGCGACAGTATCGGCACGCCCCCGGAGGCCACCCTGGTGGTGGCGCTGGGCCGGCTGCACCGGAACAAGGCGTTCGATACGCTGCTGAAGGCGCTGGCGGGCCTGCCGGGGGTGCATCTCTGGCTGGCCGGGGCCGGCCCGGAAGAGGCGGCGCTGAAAGCGCTGGCGGCCGGGCTCGGCCTCGCGGACCGGGTGAAGTTCCTCGGCTGGCGCAGCGATTCCGCGGAACTGATCGCGGCGGCGGATATTTTCTGCTGCCCGTCCCGGCACGAGCCGTTCGGCAATGTGATCGCGGAGGCCTGGGCCGCCGGGCGGCCGGTGGTGGCCGCCGCCGCCTCCGGCCCCGCCCTGATGGTGAAGGACGGGATCGACGGCCTGCTGGCCCCGGTCGACGATGCCGGGGCGCTGGGGCGGGCCATCGCCCGGCTGGCGGGCGACCGGGCCCTGGCGGCGGCCGTCGCGGCGGCCGGGCGGGCGCGCTACGAAGCGCAATTCTCCGAGCCGGCGGTAGTCCGCCTGTGGCTGGATTTCTTCGCGCGGATCGTGGGCGGGGGGGCATCATGTGCGGCATCGCGGGGTTGA
- a CDS encoding NAD-dependent malic enzyme, producing the protein MTKAPGPGGIPTGMDLLQTSRLNKGTAFSEEEREALGLIGLLPEGIDTDENRLKRVMLQLAKKSTDMGRYIFLQSLHDNDRTLFYKTIMSDPVRFMPIVYTPTVGAACQTYGHIMRRPKGIYLGINRKGRIAEILRNWPESDIRFIVVTDGERILGLGDLGTNGMGIPIGKLNLYTACAGVPPRMTLPVMIDVGTNNEGLLRDPLYLGLKQARVRGKDYDDFLEEFVMAVQEVFPRCCIQFEDFANVNAVPLLERYRNRVSCFNDDIQGTAGVAVAGVLAALRITGKPLREQRFLFLGAGSAGTGIANLLSQVMAQDGISIEDARARCHLFDIEGLVVESRNDLASFQRPFAHPGPQLKSFVEAVEALKPTGIIGVSAVAKAFTQEVIEAMARLNERPIVFPYSNPTSHAECTAEEAYKWSGGRAIFASGSPFPPVRIGEKTLVPGQGNNVYIFPAVGLAVYATEAGRVTDGMFITAARAVAEQVTDADLDAGLIYPPLSGILEASVKVAVKVAAEIFREGQARVPEPEDIELYIRSRMWRPVYKKLA; encoded by the coding sequence ATGACCAAGGCACCAGGACCGGGCGGCATCCCGACTGGCATGGACCTGCTGCAAACCTCGCGGCTGAACAAGGGCACGGCCTTCTCGGAAGAGGAACGCGAGGCGCTCGGGCTGATCGGCCTGCTGCCCGAGGGGATCGACACGGACGAGAACCGGCTGAAGCGCGTCATGCTGCAACTGGCCAAGAAGTCGACCGACATGGGCCGCTACATCTTCCTCCAGTCGCTGCACGACAACGACCGCACCCTGTTCTACAAGACGATCATGTCGGACCCGGTCCGCTTCATGCCCATCGTCTATACGCCGACGGTGGGCGCCGCCTGCCAGACCTACGGCCATATCATGCGCCGGCCCAAGGGCATCTACCTCGGCATCAACCGCAAGGGCCGCATCGCCGAGATCCTGCGCAACTGGCCGGAAAGCGACATCCGCTTCATCGTGGTGACGGACGGCGAGCGCATTCTCGGCCTCGGCGACCTCGGCACCAACGGCATGGGCATTCCGATCGGCAAGCTCAATCTCTATACCGCCTGCGCCGGCGTGCCCCCGCGCATGACCCTGCCGGTGATGATCGACGTCGGCACCAACAACGAGGGGCTGCTGCGCGATCCGCTCTATCTCGGCCTGAAGCAGGCCCGGGTGCGCGGCAAGGATTACGACGACTTCCTCGAGGAATTCGTGATGGCGGTGCAGGAAGTGTTCCCGCGCTGCTGCATCCAGTTCGAGGATTTCGCCAATGTGAATGCGGTGCCCCTGCTGGAGCGCTACCGCAACCGGGTGTCGTGCTTCAACGACGACATCCAGGGCACCGCCGGCGTCGCCGTCGCCGGCGTCCTGGCGGCGCTGCGCATCACCGGGAAACCCCTGCGCGAGCAGCGTTTCCTGTTCCTCGGCGCCGGCTCGGCGGGGACCGGCATCGCCAATCTCCTGTCCCAGGTGATGGCGCAGGACGGCATCTCGATCGAGGACGCCCGCGCCCGCTGCCATCTCTTCGACATCGAGGGCCTGGTGGTCGAAAGCCGCAACGACCTGGCCAGCTTCCAGCGCCCCTTCGCCCATCCGGGCCCGCAGCTGAAGAGTTTCGTCGAGGCGGTGGAAGCCCTGAAGCCGACCGGCATCATCGGCGTTTCCGCCGTCGCCAAGGCCTTCACCCAGGAGGTGATCGAGGCCATGGCGCGCCTGAACGAGCGCCCGATCGTCTTCCCCTATTCGAACCCGACCAGCCACGCCGAATGCACGGCGGAAGAGGCTTACAAATGGTCCGGGGGGCGGGCGATCTTCGCCTCCGGCAGCCCGTTCCCGCCGGTCCGCATCGGCGAGAAGACGCTGGTGCCCGGCCAGGGCAACAATGTCTATATCTTCCCGGCGGTCGGCCTCGCGGTCTATGCCACCGAGGCCGGCCGGGTGACCGACGGCATGTTCATCACCGCGGCGCGGGCCGTCGCCGAACAGGTGACCGACGCCGATCTCGACGCCGGCCTGATCTATCCGCCGCTGTCGGGCATCCTCGAAGCCTCGGTCAAGGTCGCGGTCAAGGTCGCCGCGGAAATCTTCCGCGAAGGCCAGGCCCGCGTGCCCGAGCCCGAGGATATCGAGCTTTACATCCGCTCGCGCATGTGGCGGCCGGTCTACAAGAAACTGGCCTGA
- a CDS encoding type II toxin-antitoxin system RelB/DinJ family antitoxin has product MTMRSSMLHVRVDEETKAKAAETLEAMGLSMSAAIRLFLHRVVVDQALPIDLRVPNADTRAAMAEAEELVRRRPRFGDAAALIDDLEEKRGQ; this is encoded by the coding sequence ATGACGATGCGTTCCTCCATGCTCCATGTCCGTGTCGACGAGGAAACCAAGGCGAAGGCGGCCGAGACGCTGGAGGCCATGGGGCTCTCGATGTCGGCGGCGATCCGCCTGTTCCTTCATCGCGTGGTCGTCGATCAGGCCCTGCCGATCGACCTGCGGGTGCCCAATGCCGACACCCGCGCCGCCATGGCGGAGGCGGAGGAACTGGTTCGCCGCCGCCCCCGGTTTGGGGATGCCGCAGCGCTGATCGACGATCTTGAAGAAAAGCGCGGACAGTAA
- the asnB gene encoding asparagine synthase (glutamine-hydrolyzing), with the protein MCGIAGLMTTGGAPDAAVLDRLDAAQLHRGPDGIGRHVAGDTALLQQRLAIIDLSTGDQPFVRGNGLALVGNGEIYNYRELKRDLAGWPFVSQSDCEVPLPLYERAGLGFQDPLRGMYALALADRAGGRLVLARDRFGIKPLYVAETPHGLVFASEPQAIIATGLVAPALRPESVQELLQLQFQLGRETIFAGIRRLLPGEQVVVQGGRVTASRRLPALEPGPDFRTEAEALAAFDAAFADSIDVHRRSDVPYGMFLSGGIDSAAVLAMMARQMDRPVEAFTAYFPGTGAADEREQAKAVAAATGARHHEVSFDEADFLALLPRVAAAMDDAAADYAALPTFKLAGAAREAGIKVALSGEGGDELFAGYSRYRRLLRPRLFGGRAMRAKGPFDALPGLLRDGGDGWRRRFEATADQVRPLAGKDRLRQAQATDMADWLPNDLLVKLDRCLMAHGVEGRTPMLDPAVAAVAWRLPADLKIRARLGKYLLRRWVERHVPAARPFARKQGFTVPVDHWIGKHGARLADLLSRDPGIAAIAEPGAVARLFRDGERDHGTARWRLLFFALWYRRHMLGQRPDGDIFDCLAERP; encoded by the coding sequence ATGTGCGGCATCGCGGGGTTGATGACCACCGGCGGCGCGCCGGATGCCGCCGTGCTCGACCGGCTGGACGCCGCGCAGCTGCACCGGGGGCCGGACGGTATCGGCCGCCATGTCGCCGGCGATACGGCGTTGTTGCAGCAGCGCCTGGCCATCATCGATCTTTCCACCGGCGACCAGCCCTTCGTGCGCGGGAACGGCCTCGCCCTGGTCGGCAACGGCGAGATCTATAATTACCGCGAACTGAAGCGGGATCTGGCCGGCTGGCCCTTCGTCTCCCAGTCGGACTGCGAAGTTCCCCTGCCGCTTTACGAGCGCGCGGGCCTCGGCTTCCAGGACCCCTTGCGCGGCATGTATGCCCTGGCGCTGGCCGATCGGGCCGGCGGCCGGCTGGTGCTGGCGCGCGACCGTTTCGGCATCAAGCCGCTCTATGTCGCCGAAACCCCGCACGGGCTGGTCTTCGCCTCGGAACCCCAGGCGATCATCGCGACCGGGCTGGTGGCGCCGGCGCTGCGCCCTGAATCGGTGCAGGAACTCCTGCAGTTGCAGTTCCAGCTGGGCCGCGAGACGATCTTCGCCGGCATCCGCCGCCTGCTGCCCGGGGAACAGGTGGTGGTGCAGGGTGGGCGCGTGACCGCCTCGCGCCGCCTGCCGGCGCTCGAACCCGGCCCCGACTTCCGCACCGAGGCGGAGGCGCTGGCCGCCTTCGACGCCGCCTTCGCCGACAGTATCGACGTCCACCGCCGTTCCGACGTGCCCTATGGCATGTTCCTGTCGGGCGGGATCGACAGTGCGGCCGTGCTGGCCATGATGGCCCGGCAGATGGACCGGCCGGTCGAGGCTTTCACCGCCTATTTCCCCGGCACCGGCGCCGCGGACGAGCGCGAGCAGGCGAAAGCCGTCGCCGCCGCGACCGGCGCCCGCCACCACGAGGTGTCCTTCGACGAGGCGGATTTCCTGGCCCTGCTGCCCCGGGTCGCCGCGGCCATGGACGATGCGGCGGCGGATTATGCCGCGCTGCCCACCTTCAAGCTGGCCGGCGCCGCGCGCGAAGCCGGCATCAAGGTGGCGCTGTCGGGCGAGGGCGGTGACGAGCTTTTCGCCGGCTACAGCCGCTATCGCCGGCTGCTGCGCCCGCGCCTGTTCGGCGGCCGGGCCATGCGCGCCAAGGGGCCCTTCGATGCCCTGCCCGGCCTGCTGCGCGACGGTGGCGACGGCTGGCGCCGGCGGTTCGAGGCGACGGCGGATCAGGTCCGCCCCCTTGCCGGCAAGGACCGGCTGCGCCAGGCCCAGGCGACCGACATGGCGGACTGGCTGCCCAACGACCTGCTGGTCAAGCTGGACCGCTGCCTGATGGCCCATGGCGTCGAAGGGCGCACCCCCATGCTGGACCCGGCGGTGGCCGCGGTCGCCTGGCGCCTGCCGGCGGACCTGAAGATCCGGGCCCGGCTCGGCAAATACCTGCTGCGCCGCTGGGTCGAGCGCCATGTCCCGGCCGCGCGACCCTTCGCCCGGAAGCAGGGTTTCACCGTGCCGGTGGATCATTGGATCGGCAAGCACGGGGCCCGGCTGGCCGATCTCCTGTCGCGCGATCCGGGCATCGCCGCCATTGCCGAACCGGGGGCGGTCGCCCGCCTGTTCCGCGACGGCGAGCGGGATCACGGCACCGCGCGCTGGCGCCTGCTGTTCTTTGCCCTCTGGTACCGCCGGCACATGCTGGGCCAGCGGCCCGACGGGGATATTTTCGACTGCCTGGCCGAGCGGCCGTGA